The Rathayibacter caricis DSM 15933 genomic sequence TCGACGACGTCGCGACGATGAACGGGCCGAAGCGAGCGGATGCGAGCGTGTGCTGGTGCCTGAGCTACCGGCTGCGCTCCTCCACCGAGAACACCTCACTCCGCGGTCCTGCGCGGGGCGAACGGATGCGCGAACTGGTGGCGCAGGATCCCCGCCGGGCGTGCTCGCCTACGACGGCGACGAGGTGGCGGGCTGGGCCGCCGTGCACCGCCACGCCGACACGAGCTACGCGAAGAACCGCAGGATCCCGCACGTCGACGACCTCGATGTGTGGACCGTCTGGTGCATCCGCGTCCGCCGGGCTTCCGCCGCCGCGGCATCTCGCACGCCCTGCTCGCGGGAGCCGTCGACTTCGCTCGGTCTCACGGCGCTCCGGCGATCGAGGGCTACCCGGTCGACAACCACGGCGCGACGGTCGAGCAGACAATGGCGTACGTCGGGACCCGCGCCCTCTTCGAGCGCGCCGGCTTCTCCTGGGCAGCCGATACCACCTCCGTGCTGAACGGCTTCCGCGGGGTGCTGATGCGCCTGCCGCTCTGACATACCACGGCGATATGATGCGGTCGTGAACCTCGACCGCCTCCCTCTCGGTGCCGTCCTGCGGCGCGCCCGCGAGGACGTCGCGATGTCCCAGACGGCGCTCGCGGCCGCCGCGGCCTGCGCCAGCCGAACATCGCCGCGATCGAAGCCGGGTCGCGACGCCCGAGCCCGGAACTGCTCGAGCGAGTCCTCCGGCCGCCCGGCTCCGCCCGTCGATCGTCCTGGAGTACCTCGCCGACGACGTCCGGCAGCTCGCCGCGGACCACGGACTGAGCGACGTCCGGGTGTTCGGATCCGCTGCCCGGGGCTCGGACGACGAGCGGAGCGACATCGACCTGCTCGCCGCGGCGGATCCCTCCATCGACTTCCTCCGCCTGGCCGCGTTCCGCGGTCGCGCGGAGGAGCTCCTCGGATTCCCGGTGGACGTCGTGATCGACAGCCCTGACGACGACGTCGTGGCCGCGATCCGCCGCGAGGCGGTGCCGCTGTGACCGCGCCGGACGAGGGAGGCACGACGCCGAACCGCTTCACCGGCCGCCCCCGACGTCCCGCCGACGACACCGACAAGCGCTCCCGGCTGATCCTCGAGGCGGATCGGCTCCTCTCCCGCCTCGATCGTGCCGCCCGGGACGGCGAGGCCGAGTTCGTCCGCCCGGTGTCGGACAGCAGGGACATCGGCGCGCTCGCCCTGATCACTCTCGCCGAGTTGGTGCACCGCGACCTGCCGGCCGCCGTCGTCGCACAGCTGCCCAGCGACGCGGTCGAAGGGCTGCGAGCGACACGGAACATCGCCGCGCACCACTACTCCGCGCTCGACAACGAGCGCCTGTGGGCGACCGTGACCGAGCACGCCCCCGCTCTGCTCCGCACGATCCGGGCCGCGCTCCTCGACGGCTGACCACCTCACCCCCGTGCGAACGAGGAACGGCCCCTCACCCGTGTCGGGGAGGGGCCGTTCGCCGTGGAGGACCGGACGTGGTGTCGACGCCTAGAAGTCCCAGTCCTCGTCCTCGGTGTTCACGGCCTTGCCGATCACGTAGGAGGAGCCGGAGCCCGAGAAGAAGTCGTGGTTCTCGTCCGCGTTGGGCGAGAGGGCCGACAGGATCGCGGGGTTCACATCGGTGACCTGCTTGGGGAACATCGGCTCGTAGCCGAGGTTCATCAGGGCTTTGTTGGCGTTGTAGTGCAGGAACTTCTTGACGTCCTCGGTCAAGCCGAGCTGGTCGTAGAGGTCCTGCGTGTACTGCGCTTCGTTGTCGTAGAGCTCGTAGAGCAGCGAGAACGTGTAGTCCTTGATCTCGTCGCGCTTGGCCTGGTCGACGCGCTCGAGGCCCTTCTGGAACTTGTAGCCGATGTAGTAGCCGTGCACGGCCTCGTCGCGGATGATGAGGCGCACGAGGTCGGCCGTGTTGGTGAGCTTGGCCCGCGAGGACCAGTACATCGGCAGGTAGAAGCCGGAGTAGAAGAGGAACGACTCGAGCAGCGTCGGAGGCGACCTTGCGCTTCAGCGGGTCGTCGCCGCGGTAGTAGTCCATGACGATCTCGGCCTTCTTCTGAAGGTTCGGGTTCTCCACGGACCAGCGGAACGCCTCGTCGATGTCCTGCGTGTTGGACAGCGTCGAGAAGACCGACGAGTAGCTCTTCGCGTGCACCGACTCCATGAACGCGATGTTCGTGTAGACGGCCTCCTCGTGCGGGGTGATCGCATCGGGGATGAGCGAGACCGCGCCGACCGTGCCCTGGATGGTGTCGAGCAGGGTCAGGCCCGTGAACACGCGCATCGTGAGCTGCTGCTCCTGGTGGGTCAGCGTGTTCCACGACTGGATGTCGTTGGACAGCGGGACCTTCTCGGGCAGCCAGAAGTTGCTCGTGAGGCGGTTCCAGACCTCCACGTCCTTGTCGTCCTGGATGCGGTTCCAGTTGATGGCGTTGACGTGGCTGACCAGCTTGAGCTTCTCAGGGGGAGTCATGATCTCTTCTTCGTGCGGATAGGTCGTGCAGAGGTGTCGAAAGGGGCAGCGGCGGACGCTACAGCATGCAGCTGACGCAGCCGTCGACCTCCGTGCCCTCCAGCGCGAGCTGGCGGAGACGGATGTAGTAGATGGTCTTGATGCCCTTGCGCCAGGCGTAGATCTGGCGCGCGGTTGATGTCGCGGGTGGTCGCGGTGTCCTTGAAGAACAGGGTGAGCGAGAGGCCCTGGTCGACGTGCTGCGTCGCCGCGGCGTAGGTGTCGATGATCTTCTCGTAGCCGATCTCGTACGCGTCCTGGTAGTACTCCAGGTTGTCGTTCGTCATGAACGGCGCCGGGTAGTAGACGCGGCCGAGCTTGCCCTCCTTGCGGATCTCGATCTTCGACGCGATCGGGTGGATCGAGGACGTCGAGTTGTTGATGTACGAGATCGAGCCGGTCGGCGGACGGCCTGCAGGTTCTGGTTGTAGATGCCGTGCTCCATGACCGAGGCCTTGAGTGAGCGCCAGTCGTCCTGGGTGGGGACGGCGATGCCGGCCTCGGCGAAGAGGCGGGCGACGCGCTCGGTGGCGGGAGCCCACTCCTTCTCGGTGTAGGTGTCGAAGAACTCGCCCGAGGCGTACTTCGAGTCGGCGAAGCCCTCGAAGGTGGTGCCGCGCTCGATCGAGATGTTGTTGGAGGCGCGCAGGGCGTGGAACAGCACCGAGTAGAAGTAGATGTTGGTGAAGTCGATGCCCTCCTCGGATCCGTAGTGGATGCGCTCGCGGGCGAGGTAGCCGTGCAGGTTCATCTGGCCCAGGCCGATGGCGTGCGACTTGTCGTTGCCGTCCTCGATCGAGCGGACCGAGGTGATGTGCGACTGGTCGGACACCGAGGTGAGGCCGCGGATCGCGGTCTCGATGGTGCGGCCGAAGTCGGGCGAGTCCATGGTCAGCGCGATGTTCATCGAGCCGAGGTTGCAGGAGATGTCCTTGCCGATGGTGGCGTAGGAGAGGTCCTCGTTGTAGGTCGTCGGGGTGTTGACCTGCAGGATCTCGGAGCACAGGTTCGACATGTTGATGCGGCCCTTGATCGGGTTCGCCTTGTTCACCGTGTCCTCGAACACGATGTAGGGGTAGCCCGACTCGAACTGGATCTCGGCGATGGTCTGGAAGAACTCGCGCGCCGAGATCTTGGTCTTCTTGATGCGCGGGTCGTCGACCATCTCGCGGTACTTCTCGGAGATCGAGATGTCGCCGAAGGGCAGGCCGTAGACGCGCTCGACGTCGTACGGCGAGAAGAGGTACATGTCCTCGTTGTTCTTCGCGAGCTCGAACGTGATGTCGGGCACGACGACGCCGAGGGACAGCGTCTTGATGCGGATCTTCTCGTCGGCGTTCTCGCGCTTGGTGTCGAGGAAGCGCAGGATGTCGGGGTGGTGCGCCGAGAGGTACACGGCTCCCGCACCCTGGCGGGCGCCGAGCTGGTTGGCGTAGCTGAAGCTGTCTTCCAGGAGCTTCATCACGGGGATGATGCCCGAGGACTGGTTCTCGATCTGCTTGATCGGGGCGCCGGCCTCGCGGATGTTGGAGAGCGAGAGCGCCACTCCGCCGCCGCGCTTGGAGAGCTGCAGCGCGGAGTTGATGCCGCGGGCGATCGACTCCATGTTGTCCTCGATGCGCAGGAGGAAGCACGAGACGAGCTCGCCGCGCTGGGCCTTGCCCGTGTTGAGGAACGTGGGGGTCGCGGGCTGGAAGCGGCCGGCGACGATCTCCTCGACGAGGGCGACGGCGAGCTTCTCGTCGCCCTGGGCGAGTCCGAGGGCGGTCATCACGACGCGGTCCTCGAAGCGCTCGAGGTAGCGCTTCCCGTCGAACGTCTTGAGCGTGTACGACGTGTAGTACTTGAAGGCGCCGAGGAACGTCGCGAAGCGGAACTTCTTGGAGTAGGCGAGGTCGTTCAGCTGCTGGATGAACTCGAACGAGTACTGATCGAGCACGGCCTGCTCGTAGTACTCCTTCTCGACCAGGTAGTCCAGGCGCTCCTTGAGGGAGTGGAAGAACACGGTGTTCTGGTTGACGTGCTGCAGGAAGTACTCGCGAGCGGCCTCGCGGTCCTTGTCGAACTGGATCTCTCCGTTCGGGCCGTACAGGTTCAGCATCGCGTTGAGCGAGTGGTAGTCCATCTGCGCGGCGTCCCGGGGGGCGTCGATCACTGCTGCGTCCAAAACGTGTCCAATCCTTCGTCGACGGCGCGGACGTCGTCAGGGGTTCCGAATACTTCGAAGCGGTAGAGGTGCGGCACGGCGCACTTCCTCGCGATGATGTCGCCGGCGAGGCAGTAGGCCTCGCCGAAGTTCGTGTT encodes the following:
- a CDS encoding nucleotidyltransferase family protein, translated to MPSCGAPARTSRCPRRRSRPPRPAPAEHRRDRSRVATPEPGTARASPPAARLRPSIVLEYLADDVRQLAADHGLSDVRVFGSAARGSDDERSDIDLLAAADPSIDFLRLAAFRGRAEELLGFPVDVVIDSPDDDVVAAIRREAVPL
- a CDS encoding HepT-like ribonuclease domain-containing protein, encoding MTAPDEGGTTPNRFTGRPRRPADDTDKRSRLILEADRLLSRLDRAARDGEAEFVRPVSDSRDIGALALITLAELVHRDLPAAVVAQLPSDAVEGLRATRNIAAHHYSALDNERLWATVTEHAPALLRTIRAALLDG